From Brevibacillus marinus, a single genomic window includes:
- a CDS encoding YuzD family protein, protein MMDSLQPFSSERRRSDGVEVTVYGTEELCASCVHLPSAKETAEWLEAALARKYGDGACVVRYCDFQKAETKQDQYWAKRIIEEDLWYPLVVISGEIVGEGSPKLKDLYNKLEELGLRAKET, encoded by the coding sequence ATGATGGACAGCTTACAGCCTTTTTCCTCAGAAAGGAGGAGGTCCGATGGGGTAGAGGTTACGGTCTACGGCACGGAGGAGCTCTGTGCCAGCTGCGTCCACCTGCCGTCGGCCAAAGAGACGGCGGAATGGCTGGAGGCAGCGCTGGCCCGCAAATACGGGGACGGCGCGTGTGTCGTTCGCTACTGTGATTTTCAGAAAGCAGAGACAAAACAAGACCAGTATTGGGCCAAACGGATCATCGAGGAAGATTTGTGGTACCCGCTTGTCGTAATTTCCGGGGAAATTGTCGGGGAAGGGAGTCCGAAGCTGAAGGATCTCTATAACAAGCTGGAGGAGCTGGGACTCCGCGCAAAAGAAACCTGA
- a CDS encoding YutD family protein, giving the protein MIRTPAGTFELVEEHRNGWNPEVFMERYSDILDKYDYIVGDWGYGQLRLRGFYDNLNRKVPFEQRIASLDEYLQEFCNFGCAYFVLRRLPATADGERKATAASREKPHHVTDADSGQPEQPLRANGQQRFPGRAERDRPFRTRTERGDKSGRSSRSEGRDRQQARKEAGQGGAKQRQTLPKANGQPPRERVFAAGLAKKDPQS; this is encoded by the coding sequence TTGATCCGCACCCCAGCTGGTACATTTGAACTGGTCGAGGAACACCGAAACGGGTGGAACCCCGAGGTTTTCATGGAACGCTACAGCGACATTCTTGACAAGTACGACTACATCGTGGGCGATTGGGGATACGGCCAACTTCGCCTGCGCGGATTCTATGACAACCTCAACCGGAAAGTTCCGTTTGAACAACGGATCGCTTCGCTGGATGAGTATTTGCAGGAATTCTGCAACTTCGGCTGCGCCTATTTCGTGCTTCGGCGCCTCCCGGCAACAGCGGACGGGGAGCGGAAAGCGACGGCAGCCAGCCGCGAAAAGCCGCACCATGTGACCGATGCGGACAGCGGCCAGCCGGAACAGCCGCTGCGCGCGAATGGGCAGCAGCGGTTCCCGGGCCGTGCTGAGCGCGACCGTCCGTTTCGGACGCGTACAGAGCGCGGCGACAAAAGTGGCCGCTCCTCCCGCAGCGAAGGTCGAGATCGTCAGCAGGCAAGGAAAGAGGCGGGACAAGGAGGCGCAAAACAGCGCCAGACGCTTCCCAAAGCCAACGGCCAGCCCCCGCGCGAGCGCGTCTTTGCGGCCGGTTTGGCCAAGAAAGACCCGCAAAGCTAA
- a CDS encoding DUF3055 domain-containing protein has protein sequence MAHDFDYLYDETEETSTRFVSFLGETSRFDLAIVKTDRFYGKKLVINIQNGRSAIIGEDDLNEEGYLAYAFQLSENEAEELKRFLQQVVS, from the coding sequence ATGGCGCACGATTTTGATTACCTGTACGACGAAACGGAAGAGACGAGCACCCGTTTTGTCAGCTTTCTCGGGGAAACCAGCCGATTTGATCTGGCGATTGTGAAAACCGATCGTTTTTACGGCAAGAAGCTGGTGATCAACATCCAAAACGGTCGCAGCGCGATCATCGGCGAAGACGATCTGAATGAAGAGGGGTATCTCGCCTACGCCTTTCAGCTGTCCGAGAATGAAGCGGAAGAGTTGAAGCGGTTTCTTCAACAGGTCGTGTCATGA
- a CDS encoding NifU family protein yields MMEQVEEVLSKLRPFLQRDGGDVELVDVEDGIVKLRLMGACGSCPSSTITLKAGIERALFEEVPGIKEVQQVF; encoded by the coding sequence ATGATGGAACAAGTGGAAGAAGTGCTGAGCAAACTTCGTCCGTTCCTGCAGCGCGATGGCGGAGATGTCGAATTGGTCGATGTGGAAGACGGAATCGTCAAACTGCGCCTGATGGGCGCTTGCGGCAGCTGCCCTTCTTCCACGATCACCTTGAAAGCCGGCATCGAGCGGGCGCTGTTTGAAGAAGTGCCGGGCATCAAAGAAGTACAGCAAGTATTTTAA
- a CDS encoding bifunctional cystathionine gamma-lyase/homocysteine desulfhydrase, with product MRLKTKLIHAGLEGDPQTGAVVFPIHQVSTYKQEGIGKHKGFEYSRTGNPTRHALETYIAELEGGSRGLAFASGMAALSTILSLFNKGDHLVVGDDVYGGTYRVISRVFTRLGLEVTFVDTSELAAVKQAMQANTRAIVLETPTNPLLKVSDIAAVAEIAKERGALLIVDNTFMTPYWQNPLALGADIVYHSATKYLGGHSDVVAGLVVTKDPQLGEELHFLQNAIGAILGPQDSWLLLRGMKTLGIRMEEHEANARQLAQWLAARSDIKRVNYPGLPNHPGHELAKRQARGFGGMISFDVGSGERAEQVLGKVKYFTLAESLGAVESLISVPARMTHASIPQERREALGITDGLIRISVGIEDVQDLIEDLQQALA from the coding sequence ATGCGCTTGAAAACCAAGTTGATTCACGCCGGGCTGGAGGGGGATCCGCAAACCGGTGCGGTCGTTTTCCCCATTCACCAGGTCAGCACGTACAAGCAGGAAGGAATCGGCAAGCATAAAGGGTTTGAGTACTCCCGCACGGGCAATCCGACCCGCCACGCACTGGAAACCTATATCGCGGAATTGGAGGGAGGCAGTCGGGGGCTCGCGTTCGCTTCGGGAATGGCCGCTCTCTCGACGATCCTCTCCCTGTTCAACAAGGGCGATCATCTGGTGGTCGGCGACGATGTCTACGGCGGCACCTACCGCGTCATTTCCCGCGTCTTTACCCGGCTCGGGTTGGAGGTAACCTTTGTCGACACCAGCGAGCTGGCCGCCGTGAAACAGGCGATGCAAGCCAACACGCGCGCGATCGTCCTGGAGACGCCGACCAACCCGCTGTTAAAAGTGAGTGATATCGCAGCAGTGGCCGAGATCGCGAAAGAGCGGGGAGCACTGCTGATTGTCGACAACACCTTCATGACCCCGTACTGGCAGAATCCGCTCGCTTTGGGAGCGGACATTGTCTACCACAGTGCGACGAAATACCTGGGCGGACACAGCGACGTGGTAGCCGGCCTGGTGGTGACCAAAGATCCGCAGCTTGGCGAGGAATTGCACTTCTTGCAGAACGCGATCGGCGCAATCTTGGGACCGCAGGACTCCTGGTTGCTGCTGCGGGGGATGAAGACCCTGGGCATACGGATGGAGGAGCACGAGGCCAATGCGAGACAGTTGGCGCAGTGGCTGGCCGCCCGCAGCGACATCAAGCGGGTAAACTACCCGGGGTTGCCCAACCATCCCGGACACGAGCTGGCCAAGCGGCAAGCCCGCGGCTTTGGCGGAATGATTTCGTTTGACGTGGGCAGCGGCGAACGCGCGGAACAAGTGCTGGGCAAAGTAAAGTACTTCACGCTTGCTGAATCGCTGGGAGCCGTTGAGAGTTTGATCAGCGTGCCGGCACGCATGACGCACGCTTCGATTCCCCAGGAGCGCCGGGAGGCGTTGGGGATCACGGACGGCCTCATCCGCATCTCGGTGGGAATTGAAGACGTGCAGGACTTGATCGAAGATTTGCAGCAGGCGCTTGCCTGA
- the cysK gene encoding cysteine synthase A has protein sequence MKVYRHVKELIGNTPIVELTQFSLPAGVRLFAKLEFYNPGGSVKDRLGRELIRAAEESGELKPGGTIIEPTAGNTGIGLALAAIGTGYRVIFCVPEKFSVEKQELMRALGAEIVNTPTEEGMKGAIAKAQELAATIPNSYVPQQFANPANPLAHYKSTGPEIWEQMDGQVDVFVAGAGSGGTFMGTARYLKEQNPAVRTVIVEPEGSILNGGEPGPHKTEGIGMEFLPPFMDPAYFDAIYTIADEEAFELVKQLAAKEGLLVGSSSGAALAAALREAEQAQPGTHIVTIFPDSSERYLSKKIYQGGI, from the coding sequence GTGAAGGTTTATCGCCATGTCAAAGAACTGATCGGAAACACGCCGATTGTGGAACTGACACAGTTTTCACTTCCTGCGGGTGTTCGTTTGTTTGCCAAGCTGGAGTTCTACAATCCCGGCGGCAGTGTAAAGGATCGCCTGGGCCGGGAATTGATCCGTGCCGCGGAAGAGAGCGGCGAACTGAAGCCGGGCGGGACGATCATCGAACCGACGGCCGGCAATACCGGCATCGGCCTCGCGCTTGCGGCGATCGGCACCGGGTACCGCGTCATCTTCTGTGTGCCGGAGAAGTTTTCTGTCGAAAAACAGGAGCTGATGCGGGCATTGGGCGCAGAAATCGTCAACACGCCGACGGAAGAGGGGATGAAAGGAGCAATCGCCAAGGCGCAGGAGTTGGCTGCGACGATTCCCAACTCGTACGTACCACAGCAGTTTGCCAATCCGGCCAATCCGCTGGCCCACTACAAGTCGACCGGCCCGGAAATCTGGGAGCAAATGGACGGACAGGTGGATGTTTTTGTCGCCGGTGCGGGATCGGGCGGGACGTTTATGGGCACGGCCCGGTATCTGAAAGAGCAAAATCCGGCGGTACGTACCGTGATCGTGGAACCGGAGGGTTCGATCCTCAACGGCGGCGAACCGGGGCCGCACAAAACGGAAGGGATCGGCATGGAGTTTTTGCCGCCGTTCATGGATCCCGCCTACTTTGACGCGATCTACACGATTGCCGATGAGGAGGCGTTTGAATTGGTCAAGCAGTTGGCGGCAAAAGAAGGTCTGCTGGTCGGCAGTTCCTCGGGTGCGGCGTTGGCGGCGGCGCTGCGGGAGGCGGAACAGGCTCAGCCGGGGACACATATCGTCACGATCTTCCCGGACAGCAGTGAACGCTACCTGAGCAAGAAAATTTACCAGGGAGGAATCTGA
- a CDS encoding alpha/beta hydrolase, translating into MVWVSVTIAAVVVVLIVGAMIGIALTVGWRLTHPPRKPITMQPETFQIAHYETVLFPSRDQQILLSGWYIRAEENGVNSNGHTLIFAHGYGQNRLEPHLPALSLASRLLAEGYDIFMFDFRNAGMSEGTVTTVGLYEQRDLLGAVDYVSQRFPRQQIALIGFSMGAAVSLLAAASDQRIQAVVADSPFSSLWDYLQENLPHWTGLPRFPFNMIILTLVPLLLRANPRQVQPYLAAQKLAPRPLLLIHGLADETVPYQNSCRLIEAADNPHAQLWLVPGAGHVRSYAANPGEYSERVITFLQQSLRGRAGLRNRGAGKQEPPFSQ; encoded by the coding sequence ATGGTTTGGGTGTCGGTGACGATTGCGGCAGTAGTAGTTGTGCTGATTGTGGGAGCGATGATTGGGATCGCGCTGACGGTTGGCTGGCGGCTGACCCATCCACCGCGCAAGCCGATCACGATGCAGCCGGAAACGTTCCAGATCGCCCACTACGAGACGGTGCTGTTTCCCAGCCGGGACCAGCAGATTTTGTTGAGCGGCTGGTACATCCGGGCAGAGGAAAACGGCGTGAACAGTAACGGACATACGCTCATTTTTGCCCACGGGTATGGACAAAACAGACTGGAACCGCATCTGCCTGCGCTTTCTCTGGCCAGCAGGCTGCTCGCGGAGGGGTATGACATCTTCATGTTTGACTTTCGCAATGCCGGAATGTCGGAGGGAACGGTGACAACTGTAGGGTTGTATGAGCAGCGCGATTTGCTTGGGGCGGTTGACTACGTCAGCCAACGCTTTCCTCGCCAGCAGATTGCGCTCATTGGCTTTTCCATGGGGGCGGCTGTTTCCCTGTTGGCCGCAGCCAGCGATCAGCGGATTCAGGCGGTGGTCGCCGATTCGCCCTTTTCTTCGCTGTGGGACTACCTGCAGGAAAACCTGCCGCACTGGACGGGACTGCCCCGCTTTCCGTTCAACATGATCATCCTCACGCTTGTTCCCCTGCTGCTGCGGGCCAACCCGCGCCAGGTGCAGCCGTACCTTGCCGCACAAAAACTGGCTCCCCGTCCCCTGCTGCTGATTCACGGGCTGGCCGACGAAACGGTCCCTTACCAGAACAGCTGCCGCCTGATCGAAGCGGCGGACAACCCGCATGCCCAACTTTGGCTTGTTCCCGGGGCCGGGCACGTGCGCAGCTATGCCGCTAATCCCGGGGAGTACAGCGAGCGGGTGATCACCTTTTTGCAGCAGAGCCTGCGCGGCAGGGCTGGCCTACGGAACAGGGGGGCGGGAAAACAGGAACCCCCTTTTTCGCAGTAG
- a CDS encoding gamma-glutamylcyclotransferase family protein gives MIKLFVYGTLRKGGSNHALIEPYLHASQPYQIHGRLYDVGGEYPVLVWDPAEPALVRGELLTVSEQALGPIDRLEGYYGPGHPDNEYERVLHPVGFYLYTWSQQAVDQHRLQRIEQGDWLQYLRSKQG, from the coding sequence ATGATCAAGTTGTTTGTATACGGCACATTGCGCAAAGGCGGCAGCAATCACGCGCTGATTGAGCCTTATCTGCACGCTTCCCAGCCCTATCAGATACATGGGCGGCTGTACGATGTGGGCGGAGAATATCCGGTGCTCGTCTGGGACCCTGCGGAGCCGGCACTGGTGAGGGGCGAGTTGTTGACGGTCTCGGAACAAGCGCTCGGGCCGATTGACCGCTTGGAGGGCTACTACGGGCCAGGGCATCCCGACAACGAATACGAACGGGTGCTGCATCCGGTGGGCTTTTACCTGTACACCTGGAGCCAGCAGGCAGTCGATCAACACCGGCTGCAGCGAATCGAACAGGGGGACTGGCTGCAGTACCTCCGGAGTAAGCAGGGA
- a CDS encoding phosphatidylglycerophosphatase A produces the protein MSAATFNHADTYRCAVQLLAERGVQLADIAELVMYLQKEYIASLAFESCLESVQAVLRKREVQNALLTGIQLDMLAEQNKLCSPLQEMIAHDEPLYGVDEVMSFAIVNIYGSIGFTNYGYIDKIKPGILGRLNEKRSGVHTFLDDLVGAVAAAASSRIAHRYHQQQANRRRETRDLDTGPKPDGSAD, from the coding sequence ATGAGCGCTGCCACGTTCAACCATGCGGACACGTACCGCTGTGCCGTACAGCTGCTTGCAGAGCGAGGGGTACAGCTTGCGGATATTGCCGAACTCGTCATGTATTTGCAAAAAGAATACATAGCAAGCCTTGCGTTCGAATCCTGTCTGGAGAGTGTCCAGGCCGTGCTGCGCAAGCGTGAGGTACAGAATGCGCTGCTGACCGGCATCCAGTTGGACATGTTGGCGGAGCAAAACAAGCTCTGCTCTCCGCTGCAAGAGATGATCGCGCACGATGAACCGCTCTACGGTGTGGATGAAGTGATGTCTTTTGCCATTGTCAACATCTACGGCAGCATCGGGTTTACCAATTACGGCTACATCGACAAAATCAAGCCCGGGATTCTCGGCCGCTTAAACGAAAAGCGGAGCGGGGTGCACACGTTTTTGGACGACCTGGTCGGCGCGGTGGCCGCGGCGGCCTCCAGCCGCATTGCCCACCGCTACCATCAGCAGCAAGCGAACCGGCGGCGGGAGACGCGGGACCTTGATACGGGCCCAAAACCGGACGGCTCAGCGGATTGA
- a CDS encoding helix-turn-helix transcriptional regulator, with translation MITEQTSTRNQILHMLKTRGPLPVSDMAVELGITEMAVRRHLNTLERDNLITSSLVRQAMGRPTNVYSLSQEADELFPRNYHDLTLDFLQDIQELEGPEKVEELFRRREDRLEQKYRTHVQGNLKQRVAALAELQNQKGYMVEWEHDDRHDAYYLKEYNCPISQVARRFHYACNCELSLFRRVLDADVQQLSCMAKGGDNCLYRITEKSS, from the coding sequence GTGATTACAGAACAGACGTCCACTCGCAATCAAATTTTGCACATGTTAAAGACAAGAGGACCACTCCCTGTCAGTGATATGGCGGTTGAACTGGGGATTACGGAAATGGCTGTCCGCCGCCATTTAAATACACTGGAGAGGGACAACCTGATCACTTCCTCGTTGGTGCGTCAGGCGATGGGCAGACCCACAAACGTCTATTCCCTCTCACAGGAAGCGGATGAATTGTTTCCGCGCAACTACCACGATTTGACGCTCGATTTCCTGCAGGACATTCAGGAGCTAGAGGGACCGGAAAAAGTGGAGGAGCTGTTCCGCCGGCGGGAAGACCGCTTGGAACAAAAATATCGCACGCATGTACAAGGAAACCTGAAACAGCGCGTGGCGGCTCTGGCCGAACTGCAAAACCAGAAAGGCTACATGGTGGAATGGGAGCACGACGACCGGCATGACGCATATTACCTGAAGGAGTACAACTGCCCCATTTCCCAGGTTGCCCGCCGGTTCCACTATGCCTGCAACTGTGAGCTTTCCCTGTTTCGGCGCGTCCTCGACGCCGACGTGCAGCAATTGTCCTGTATGGCCAAAGGTGGCGACAATTGTCTCTACCGGATCACAGAAAAGTCAAGCTGA
- a CDS encoding amino acid ABC transporter permease: MDREYLMQGGLVLLVLLMTFVGTLLYAKRAAKKKRD, encoded by the coding sequence TTGGACCGGGAGTATCTCATGCAGGGCGGGTTGGTGCTGCTCGTTTTGCTTATGACCTTCGTCGGCACGCTGCTGTACGCCAAGCGTGCCGCAAAAAAGAAGCGGGATTAG
- the hepT gene encoding type VII toxin-antitoxin system HepT family RNase toxin, whose translation MYNLDTARIDSVLQHMGDRMKLLEALIRLPDEQILSDQTTIAALERALHTTIEAIVDVGNALIDGFIMRDPGSYTDIVDILQDEQVLDAQTAGVLTKLVAFRKQLVHHYTDVPHAEMIRLVRDSLDSLARFAPAVRRYIQQELF comes from the coding sequence ATGTACAATCTCGATACAGCGCGGATCGACAGCGTGCTTCAGCACATGGGCGACAGGATGAAGCTGTTGGAAGCGTTGATCCGTTTGCCGGATGAGCAGATTTTGTCCGATCAAACCACCATCGCCGCGCTTGAGCGGGCGCTGCACACGACGATTGAAGCGATTGTCGACGTCGGCAATGCGCTGATCGACGGCTTCATCATGCGCGATCCGGGCAGTTATACGGACATTGTGGACATCCTGCAGGACGAGCAGGTGCTCGACGCGCAAACGGCCGGCGTATTGACGAAGCTCGTCGCCTTTCGCAAACAACTGGTTCACCATTATACCGACGTCCCGCATGCGGAAATGATCAGGCTGGTGCGCGACTCGCTGGATTCGCTCGCCCGGTTCGCCCCGGCTGTCCGCCGTTACATCCAGCAGGAATTGTTTTAG
- a CDS encoding EAL domain-containing protein — protein MYPRTHRGWDKLKMIAQLLYPSRALKIFPPHFFLRDVVLERIETCRKKNQRCALLFFHVKQYGELKAVYPSHVVMQVEETIAEVFAAVVRRCVADEFLLVLQRYDQDDYFILLRDPQQVFSPVWLQQKLDQVRQQAERELRAKTAAFLDVELTFNTAFTWIGEDQQDAYESLRQALRDVQLLAKQSVAANLSSYRADIQRIVEEEDIQVVAQRIVSLSTGEIHGWEILTRGPRDSLYAQPQQLFHLAHLAGLLIPLELLVWQKALAEVEKKQITSPIFINVTVPSLCSSFFYQQVMKLMQRYGKISPQQIVLEITERHPVDDYPSFLRSLAAFREAGFRIAVDDTGAGYSSLHMISESLPDFIKVDRSIIQGIDQHQIKDSVLQALLLIAERIGCEVVAEGIETEAEAAVLLRKKVAYGQGFLFAKPQPPFH, from the coding sequence GTGTATCCAAGGACACACAGGGGTTGGGACAAGCTGAAGATGATCGCTCAACTGCTTTACCCGTCACGCGCGCTGAAGATCTTTCCTCCTCACTTTTTTTTGCGGGATGTCGTGTTGGAAAGGATTGAGACATGCCGCAAAAAAAACCAGCGCTGTGCTCTGTTATTTTTCCACGTAAAGCAGTATGGCGAATTAAAGGCTGTCTATCCTTCCCATGTGGTGATGCAGGTTGAGGAGACGATCGCCGAAGTTTTTGCCGCCGTGGTACGCCGCTGCGTCGCCGACGAGTTTCTGCTCGTGCTGCAGCGGTATGATCAAGATGACTACTTTATCTTGCTGCGCGATCCGCAACAGGTTTTCAGCCCGGTCTGGCTGCAGCAGAAGCTTGATCAGGTGCGGCAGCAGGCGGAACGGGAACTTCGCGCCAAGACCGCAGCCTTTCTCGACGTCGAGCTTACCTTTAACACCGCTTTTACCTGGATCGGTGAGGACCAGCAGGATGCCTACGAATCGCTGCGTCAGGCGCTGCGCGATGTGCAGCTGTTGGCCAAACAATCGGTTGCCGCCAATCTGAGCAGCTACCGCGCCGACATTCAGCGGATTGTGGAAGAAGAGGATATTCAGGTGGTGGCGCAGCGGATTGTCTCCCTTTCCACGGGAGAAATACACGGTTGGGAAATCCTGACCCGCGGCCCCCGGGATTCCCTGTACGCCCAGCCCCAGCAGCTGTTCCACCTGGCCCATCTGGCGGGACTGCTGATTCCCCTGGAACTGCTCGTCTGGCAAAAGGCGCTGGCAGAAGTGGAGAAAAAGCAGATTACAAGTCCGATTTTCATCAATGTGACCGTACCCAGTCTGTGCAGCAGCTTTTTTTATCAGCAGGTCATGAAATTGATGCAGCGGTACGGTAAAATTTCTCCCCAGCAAATTGTGCTGGAGATTACGGAACGACATCCCGTCGACGACTACCCCTCCTTTCTGCGGTCACTGGCGGCATTCCGCGAAGCCGGTTTCCGCATTGCCGTGGACGACACGGGAGCGGGTTATTCCAGTTTACATATGATTTCCGAATCACTGCCTGATTTTATCAAAGTGGATCGCTCCATTATCCAAGGGATCGATCAGCACCAGATTAAAGACTCCGTGCTGCAGGCGCTGCTGCTCATCGCTGAGCGAATCGGCTGTGAAGTAGTGGCGGAAGGCATCGAAACAGAAGCGGAAGCAGCCGTGCTGCTGCGAAAAAAGGTGGCGTACGGGCAGGGATTCCTGTTTGCCAAGCCGCAACCGCCGTTTCACTAA
- a CDS encoding YhcN/YlaJ family sporulation lipoprotein — protein MKKSWLHGTIAGLVLLVSACGGNNAAPNRNDTYGTAAFPAPNGYGGTASPATPAGEVDTNGPDMRLNGQTYQSLYRTSGVRPNGVGVTEGTAAGGNNGTTNMTQMGYVKVNSNALRRGTINNIYVDRDALAQIVGNVTAGVPGVVTSTVLVTDEEIFVGLEIANDNQQQAASIKHKAKMNAWSVSPRYYRVYVTDKRETINELSRIASRSANVNAVGFNDDRQIDNLIHRFGGRADGEDWPRSSGMTTERSDRMDIGDRVESREKKPSPKR, from the coding sequence ATGAAGAAAAGTTGGCTGCATGGAACAATCGCCGGTCTTGTTCTGTTGGTATCCGCATGCGGCGGCAACAACGCCGCTCCCAATCGAAACGATACTTACGGAACAGCCGCTTTCCCCGCCCCGAACGGCTATGGCGGCACGGCCAGCCCAGCCACGCCGGCGGGTGAAGTCGACACCAACGGTCCCGACATGCGGCTGAATGGACAAACCTATCAGTCGCTCTACCGGACAAGCGGCGTTCGTCCGAACGGCGTGGGCGTAACAGAGGGTACGGCCGCGGGCGGCAACAATGGCACCACCAACATGACACAGATGGGGTATGTGAAAGTAAACAGCAATGCCCTGCGCAGGGGAACGATCAACAACATCTACGTTGACCGCGACGCACTGGCGCAAATTGTCGGAAACGTGACAGCCGGCGTTCCCGGTGTCGTCACGTCGACCGTGCTGGTGACAGACGAGGAAATCTTCGTCGGACTGGAGATCGCCAACGACAATCAGCAGCAGGCAGCTTCCATCAAGCACAAAGCGAAGATGAACGCCTGGTCCGTCTCGCCGCGGTACTACCGCGTTTACGTGACCGACAAACGAGAGACCATTAACGAGCTGAGCCGCATCGCCAGCCGTTCGGCCAATGTCAACGCGGTTGGCTTCAACGATGACCGGCAGATCGACAACCTGATCCACCGCTTCGGCGGTCGTGCCGATGGTGAAGATTGGCCCCGCTCGTCCGGCATGACGACTGAAAGGTCCGATCGCATGGACATCGGCGACAGAGTGGAAAGCCGGGAGAAAAAACCAAGTCCCAAACGGTAG
- a CDS encoding TIGR01457 family HAD-type hydrolase, with amino-acid sequence MKQYDAYLFDLDGTIYRGSRVIPEALRFVRYLKQESIPFLYVTNNSSLPPERVAERLTAMGLPTQAQDVYTSSMATAAFLKQQLAPAAPLYVIGETGLITALEQAGFTFAEDQPQAVVVGIDRTFNYDKLAVASRAIRSGALFVATNGDAALPTENGLVPGNGSLVAAVRVASGAQPIVVGKPNRWIIDFALQHLGAERERTLLVGDNLHTDIEAAANSGLDSLLVLTGYSTAADVEQHPVKPTYLADNLWEWHKHAQSIR; translated from the coding sequence ATGAAACAGTATGATGCGTATTTGTTCGATCTCGACGGTACCATTTACCGCGGCAGCAGGGTGATCCCGGAAGCGCTGCGATTTGTCCGGTACCTCAAGCAGGAATCCATTCCCTTTCTGTATGTCACGAACAACTCGTCGCTTCCTCCGGAAAGGGTGGCCGAGCGGTTGACGGCGATGGGTTTGCCGACGCAGGCGCAGGATGTGTACACCTCCAGTATGGCGACCGCCGCCTTTCTGAAACAGCAATTGGCGCCCGCCGCGCCGCTCTACGTGATCGGGGAAACAGGCCTGATCACGGCACTGGAACAGGCTGGCTTCACGTTTGCCGAGGATCAGCCGCAAGCCGTCGTGGTCGGCATCGATCGCACCTTCAACTACGACAAGTTGGCGGTCGCCTCCCGCGCGATCCGAAGCGGGGCGCTGTTTGTGGCAACCAACGGAGACGCCGCCCTGCCGACGGAGAACGGTTTGGTGCCGGGAAACGGGTCGCTCGTCGCCGCCGTCCGCGTCGCTTCCGGGGCGCAGCCAATCGTCGTCGGCAAACCCAACCGGTGGATTATCGACTTCGCCTTACAGCACTTGGGGGCGGAGCGGGAGCGGACGCTGTTGGTTGGCGACAACCTGCATACGGACATTGAAGCGGCCGCAAACAGCGGCCTGGACAGTTTGCTGGTGCTGACCGGCTATTCGACAGCCGCCGATGTGGAACAGCATCCGGTCAAACCGACCTATCTGGCGGACAATCTCTGGGAGTGGCACAAGCATGCGCAGTCAATCCGCTGA